CTTCTCGGTTACCACAGAAAACCTCCCATTGTGGACGAAGAAGTTCTGGAGAAAGTCTGCGAAATTCCGCTCGTCATCGCGGCTTGCCCGACGGCGGCCATTTCTCCCTCCAAAACCGAAGCCGGGAAGAAAGCGGTAAAGATCAAAGAAACCCGCTGCATGTTCTGCGGTAATTGCTACACCATGTGCATGGCGCTCCCGCTGTCGGACAAGGATGGCGACTGTGTGACAATATTAGCCGGCGGTAAGATCTCAAACCGTATCCATCCGCCCAGATTCTCGAAGGTCGTCATCCCGGCGTTGCCCAACAACTTTCCACGGTTTCCCGAAGTATGCGAATCCGTGAAGAAGATCCTCGAGGCTTACGCCGCCAGCGCCAACAAATACGAACGCATCGGCGACTGGGCCGAACGTATCGGCTGGGAACGTTTCTTCGAGAAATGCGATCTTCCGTTCAGCGATCACCTGATCGACGACTACCGGCTGGCCTACGACACGTTTCGCACGTCAACCCAGTTCAAGTACACGGACGCGTCCTGGGCGGTGACCGAGGCGGTGGACGGGGAATAACGTCATCGACTGAGAAACGGTCCCGTACCGTTCTCGAAGGAGCAGACGCATGGAAGACATCAGAAACGCGATTCTCGAATTTGCCGAAGGCAGCAAAAAAAGCAAATTCTATTTCAGCGATATGGAAAAAGGCGTGAAGGAAAAACTTCCCGACGCCAAAACCAGAGACATCAAAAAGGCTGCAACCTCGCTGGTGAATGAAGAGAAACTGATCTATTTCTCCACGGGCAGCAGCACCATGTACGGACTCAAGGGAAGAGGTCAAACCGAAGACCACTAGGCCCGTTTCGTACGAATTTCCTCTATCGAGACGAAGCCGCCTCCCGCTAAGGGGAGCGGCTTCGTCTTGTCAGGGAAGTCGCGCCAAAGGTTGGCGCGCCGACTCCCATGGCAAACCGCGGCCGACAAACCCATAACCAAAGGTGCGGAAAATGAGAAAACCTCAGGATGCGGATCAGTTCATACAACAACAGAAAGACATTCTGAAAGAAAATCCGGAATGCGCCAACGCCTACTACAATGTGGGCATTAAACTGCTCCAGGAGGGTCGCCTCGAAGAGGCGGCGGAGGCTTTTGAGAATGCCGTAGCCAACAGCGGACGCATGTTTGAAGGGTGTGTCAATCTGGGGTACATCCACTTCAGATGGGGCAATCTGG
The genomic region above belongs to Deltaproteobacteria bacterium and contains:
- a CDS encoding dissimilatory sulfite reductase D family protein: MEDIRNAILEFAEGSKKSKFYFSDMEKGVKEKLPDAKTRDIKKAATSLVNEEKLIYFSTGSSTMYGLKGRGQTEDH